In Marinobacter sp. F4206, the genomic stretch CTTTCCGGAGTCTTGAACGATTCAGTTCAAGCCATTGAAGAGCAATAATAGCTGCTGCGTTGTTGACCCGGCCATCGCGGATCATGGCAATTGCCTCTTCCGCCCTGAAAACATGGGCGCGGATGTCTTCATGTTCGTGTTCAACGCCAAACAGTCCGCCGGCGTTCTGGGTGCTGATCAGCCCACAGAACAGGTGAACCAGTTCGGTGGTGCCACCCGGAGAGACCAGGTAGTCACATATTTTGTCCAGGCGACTGAATGTCAGCCCCGCTTCCTCCTGACCCTCCCGCTGCGCCACATCCTCCGGCGACTCACCAGCCTCGTTCATTCCGGCCACCAGCTCCAACAGCCACGGCGACTGGTCACGACCCAGGACGCCGAGCCGGAACTGTTCCAACAATACGACCTCGTCCCGAACGGGATCGTAGGGGAGCACGCAGGTGGCATCGCCACGAACAAACAGCTCGCGGGTGAACACCGGCATTTCCCGTCCGTCAAAACGCGGGTGGGTCAACCAGAGCTTGTCCATCCGGAAGAAGCCCTGGAAGACGGTCTCGCGTTTTTCGACTTTAACGTCGCTGGCTGAGAACTGGAACGGCTCGGTCATTTTTCACCCTGTTTCGGCAACGACTTTGAACGATAGCCGGTGGTCGTCGCTGATTGCAAGCCTCTTTGGTGCAAGACCGGTGCAGAGAATGCCCCCTCAAGCCACGCCCCTTACGGCACGACCACGTGACGCTTGAGCTCCGCCCTCCATGGCTGTGGCAGCGTTGGAAGCGTTACTCTACACCGCCCCAAATGGCGCAAACAATCAGGCTAGTGAAAAGCCAACACCAGCGTCAGACCTTGTCATAGAGCTTACTCCC encodes the following:
- a CDS encoding NUDIX domain-containing protein is translated as MTEPFQFSASDVKVEKRETVFQGFFRMDKLWLTHPRFDGREMPVFTRELFVRGDATCVLPYDPVRDEVVLLEQFRLGVLGRDQSPWLLELVAGMNEAGESPEDVAQREGQEEAGLTFSRLDKICDYLVSPGGTTELVHLFCGLISTQNAGGLFGVEHEHEDIRAHVFRAEEAIAMIRDGRVNNAAAIIALQWLELNRSRLRKEATS